In the genome of Ananas comosus cultivar F153 linkage group 11, ASM154086v1, whole genome shotgun sequence, one region contains:
- the LOC109717363 gene encoding putative methyltransferase DDB_G0268948 produces the protein MAELFVKQAAVYAEARPKYPTEWFSMLSALTPHHKLAWDAGTGNGQAAVSLAEHYEQVIATDVSAAQLQHAFPHPKVRYVHTPLSASDADILSALGGENSVDIITVAVAVHWFDLPRFYALARRALRKPGGIIAVWSYNYEIAPFEAALERFMHSALPYWDDRGKSVINAYEELPFPFESVGMGSEGKPLRLDMSFDGLIALLRSGSPVVTAKEKGVDLVSEEVVRELQAEWGDTSVVRKVTFKAFMLVGTPKLED, from the exons ATGGCGGAGTTGTTCGTGAAGCAAGCGGCGGTGTACGCTGAGGCGAGGCCCAAGTATCCCACGGAGTGGTTCTCCATGCTCTCTGCCCTCACCCCCCACCACAAGTTGGCCTGGGACGCCGGCACCGGCAACGGCCAAGCCGCCGTCAGC CTGGCGGAGCACTACGAGCAGGTGATCGCGACGGACGTGAGCGCGGCGCAGCTCCAGCACGCGTTCCCCCATCCGAAGGTCCGCTACGTCCACACTCCGCTCTCCGCTTCCGACGCAGACATCCTCTCCGCCCTCGGCGGGGAGAACTCGGTGGACATCATCACGGTCGCGGTGGCGGTGCACTGGTTCGACCTCCCGCGCTTCTACGCCCTCGCCCGCCGCGCCCTCCGCAAACCGGGGGGCATCATCGCCGTGTGGAGCTACAACTACGAAATTGCGCCGTTCGAAGCCGCACTGGAGCGGTTCATGCACTCGGCACTTCCTTACTGGGACGATCGAGGCAAGTCCGTGATAAACGCGTACGAGGAGTTGCCGTTTCCGTTCGAGAGCGTGGGGATGGGATCGGAGGGGAAGCCGCTGCGGCTCGACATGTCGTTCGACGGGCTGATCGCGTTGCTGCGGTCGGGATCGCCGGTGGTGACGGCGAAGGAGAAGGGGGTGGATTTGGTGTCGGAGGAGGTGGTGAGGGAGCTGCAGGCCGAGTGGGGGGACACTTCGGTTGTTAGGAAGGTTACGTTCAAGGCCTTCATGCTCGTTGGCACGCCGAAGCTGGAGGACTAG